The sequence GAAGGGGTAGCTTCGGCTAAGAGTGTAAGTGGAGATGATGGGCTTGTTGGGACAAAAAACGATTCACAGGTGGGCCTTGGTGTGCAGGCCCACCCATCATCATGAGTGTTATCTCTTGGAATTgccatgggcttgggaacccatggGCTCAACAATTCTTGAAGGATCTTGTGGTCCAAAAGAAgcccaattttttatttttatgtgaaaCACTTGCTAAGAAGGAGGTGGTGGAGAAGGTTCGGGTGGCGATTGGGTTTGAGGGTGCTTTGGCGGTAGATTGTCAAGGGAAGAGTGGTGGGGTTGCTCTTTTGTGGCGGGATGAGGAGGATGTTCAAGTTCTAGAGTATGGGGTGTCTTACATTTATGTGGTAATATGTGGTTATGATCGAGGTCATTGGCGGATGACGGGAATGTATGGTGAACCGAATCGAAACTTGCGGAAACGAACTTGGGATTTAATTTGGGAGCTGAAAAGTAAGTCTACTTTGCCTTGGTGTATAATTGGTGATCTTAATAATGTTACTTCCCAAGAGGACAAAAAGGGTGGCAACCCTTATCCCCGATGGTTAGTAGAGGGTTTTAATGACACTTTGGTGGACTGTGGACTACATGACCTTGAGTTGTATGGATACCCATACACTTGGGAACGGAGCCGTGGCAAGCCGGAATGGGTGGAAGTTCGTATTGATCGTGCTTTGGTGAACCAATCTTGGTTAGATTTCTTTCCTTTAGCCAAACTTTTTAATCTTGAAGTATCTACTTCGGATCACACTCCTTTAAATTTGGTGTTGGTTAATGAAGTGGTGGTTGCTAGAAATCATGTGTTTCGTTTTGAAAATGCTTGGTTGAAAGAGCCATTGTTTTTTGAGATTGTAAAAAGTTGTTGGGGTAATGATGCATCGAGTGGAATTATGGCAAAGGTTAAGAATTGTGGTGAGGTTCTTGGGCGGTGGGGAAAGGATTATTCAGGGAATTTTCCTAAGAGAATTAAAGAATGTAAGTTGGAAGTGCAACGTTGGAAACGGGGGCGTGATGCTTTGTCTCTTGAGAACTTTAACAATGCTTCGGCTAAGCTGAATAAGGTGCTTTTGCAACGAGAGATATTCTGGAAACAACGAAGCAAGCAACTTTGGTTGCGTGAAGGGGATAGTAACTCTAAATATTTTCATGCTTCGGCTTCATCTAGAAGACGCAGAAATTCGATACAAAGGTTGAAAGATGCAAATGGCGTTTGGGTGGATTGGAATGGAAGTCTTCCTTCGGTTATGGTGGACTATTTTTCTTCGCTATTCACTGCCAATGTCGTGCATGATGATGGTGTTCTTCAGTGTGTTCCTTCGGCTGTCACTAGTGAACACAATAATCGGTTCTTTGGGCTTAGGTTACGGATGAGGAGGTCCGTCGTGCTCTCTTCCAAATGCATCCCGACAAGTCTCCGGGTCCTGATGGAATGACCCCGGGGTTCTATCAAAAATGTTGGAGCACTGTAAGTAATGATCCTATCACTCTTGTTAAGAATTTCTTTGTTATTGGTTCTTTTCCAAGAGAGTTAAATCATACTAATATTGTGCTTATTCCTAAGAAAAAACATCCGGAGTCTATGTCTGATTTGAGGCCTATATCCCTATGTAATGTGctttataaaatcatttcgAAGGTCTTAGTGAATCGATTTAAAGATGTTTTGCCTGTGGTAATTTCTAATCATCAAAGTGCTTTTCTCCCGGGTCGATTGATATCGGATAATATAATGGTTGCTTTTGAGATTATGCACTATTTGAAAAGGAAGCGAGTTGGGAAGGATGGTTTTATGGCTCTCAAGCTTgatatgagtaaagcatatgacAGAGTTGAGTGAAACTTTATTGAGAATATGTTGCTTCGAATGGGCTTTCATCGCCATTGGGTTCACTTAATCATGTCCTGTGTTACTTCAGTTTCATATAATATTACTCATGGAGGCCATTCTATGGGGCCTATGCTTCCTACCAGAGGGTTGAGACAAGGAGATCCACTGTCGCCTTACTTGTTCTTGATTTGTGCGGAGGGTCTCTCTTTGTTATTGAAACATTTTGAGCGGCAACACTGGTTGACTGGTTGTCGTGTGGCTAGGGGTGCTCCTGTGGTGTCTCATATGCTTTTTGCTGATGATAGTTATGTGTTCTGTAAGGCCAATGACAATGAAGCTCAAAATGTTCTTCGCCTTCTTCAACAATATGAGTCAGCTTCGGGGCAGCAGGTAAATTTTGCTAAATCATCTGTTTTCTTTAGCAAAAATGTTGCATCGGCTGTGAGGGATCGACTATGTGGTCTCATGCAGTTAAATGCGGCTTCTGATGATAGTTTTTATCTGGGGCTTCCTTGTATCATGGGGAAAAATAAGAATGCTATTCTGGGTTTTTTGAAAgataagatgaagaagaagattttTAGCTGGGAGACTAAGTTCTTATCAAAAGCTGGCAAAGAAGTCTTGATTAAGTCAGTAGCGCAAGCCTTACCAAGCTATGCAATGAGTGTTTTTCTTTTAACCCAAGAAATTTGTTCGAGCCTTGAAGGAATGATGGCGAAGTTTTGGTGGAAGTCCCAATCAAATTCTTCTAGTAGGGGAGTGAGTTGGATAAGTTGGAAGAAACTTTGTCAACATAAAGATATTGGTGGTCTTGGCTTTCGCGACCTCCGTGACTATAATCTTTCTTTCTTGGGCAAACAAGGTTGGCGCTTGCTTACTATGGAAGA is a genomic window of Cannabis sativa cultivar Pink pepper isolate KNU-18-1 chromosome 9, ASM2916894v1, whole genome shotgun sequence containing:
- the LOC115703873 gene encoding uncharacterized protein LOC115703873 yields the protein MSVISWNCHGLGNPWAQQFLKDLVVQKKPNFLFLCETLAKKEVVEKVRVAIGFEGALAVDCQGKSGGVALLWRDEEDVQVLEYGVSYIYVVICGYDRGHWRMTGMYGEPNRNLRKRTWDLIWELKSKSTLPWCIIGDLNNVTSQEDKKGGNPYPRWLVEGFNDTLVDCGLHDLELYGYPYTWERSRGKPEWVEVRIDRALVNQSWLDFFPLAKLFNLEVSTSDHTPLNLVLVNEVVVARNHVFRFENAWLKEPLFFEIVKSCWGNDASSGIMAKVKNCGEVLGRWGKDYSGNFPKRIKECKLEVQRWKRGRDALSLENFNNASAKLNKVLLQREIFWKQRSKQLWLREGDSNSKYFHASASSRRRRNSIQRLKDANGVWVDWNGSLPSVTDEEVRRALFQMHPDKSPGPDGMTPGFYQKCWSTVSNDPITLVKNFFVIGSFPRELNHTNIVLIPKKKHPESMSDLRPISLCNVLYKIISKVLVNRFKDVLPVVISNHQSAFLPGRLISDNIMVAFEIMHYLKRKRVGKDGFMALKLDMSKAYDRVE